In a genomic window of Alcanivorax sp.:
- a CDS encoding AraC family transcriptional regulator, protein MRRSSDNLASSKYVALPCQHWRAAHNNPESIAMTPDLALTYCRMIAQTLGLDEGGLQTLVADTGVDVDTLQHSDGFIDWPGARQLIHNALRLSRHPDLALQTGLRALPAMHGPMGTAAMASPNLRDAMQMFARFINTRTRVFSNEMRETPDRLSLVLTFAYPHDEAIRFLTESAMASTYACYLVLRGKPIENGEAHFNYPAPACADTYQETFQGVKVLFDAPETMLCLPSRYGDELLPGHDRDLMWMAIQQCEARQERLRRQGDLSDQVLALLHQNHGQLSLEAMAECLHLSPRTLIRRLKQEGTRFQELRDQTLSRRASQLLSLPRYTVSMVADELGYTDVASFRRAFQRWFGASPGQFRQGMTSPSEE, encoded by the coding sequence ATGCGACGATCCTCGGACAATCTGGCATCATCCAAATACGTCGCGCTCCCATGCCAGCACTGGCGCGCCGCCCACAACAACCCGGAATCCATTGCCATGACACCGGATCTGGCCCTGACTTACTGCCGCATGATCGCCCAGACCCTGGGGCTGGATGAGGGTGGACTGCAAACCCTGGTGGCAGATACCGGCGTGGATGTAGACACCCTGCAACACAGTGACGGTTTTATTGACTGGCCTGGCGCGCGCCAACTGATCCACAATGCTCTACGGCTCTCCAGACACCCTGACCTGGCCCTGCAAACCGGTCTGCGCGCCCTGCCCGCCATGCATGGCCCCATGGGCACGGCCGCCATGGCAAGCCCCAATCTGCGTGATGCCATGCAGATGTTTGCGCGCTTCATCAACACCCGTACCCGGGTATTCAGTAACGAGATGCGGGAAACCCCTGACCGGCTCTCGCTGGTGCTGACGTTTGCCTACCCCCATGACGAAGCCATCCGTTTTCTCACCGAGTCCGCCATGGCCTCCACCTATGCCTGTTATCTGGTGCTGCGGGGCAAGCCCATTGAAAATGGCGAGGCCCACTTCAATTACCCGGCACCGGCCTGTGCTGATACTTACCAGGAGACCTTCCAGGGGGTGAAAGTGCTGTTTGACGCCCCTGAAACCATGCTCTGCCTGCCCTCCCGCTATGGTGATGAGCTTTTGCCCGGGCATGACCGGGATCTGATGTGGATGGCCATACAGCAGTGCGAGGCACGCCAGGAACGGCTGCGTCGGCAGGGAGATCTCAGCGATCAGGTGCTGGCGCTGCTTCATCAAAACCATGGGCAGCTGAGCCTGGAAGCCATGGCGGAATGCCTGCATCTCAGCCCGCGCACCCTGATCCGCCGGCTCAAGCAGGAAGGCACCCGCTTTCAGGAACTGCGTGACCAGACCCTGAGCCGGCGTGCCAGCCAGCTACTCAGCCTGCCCCGTTACACCGTCAGCATGGTGGCCGACGAGCTGGGCTACACGGATGTGGCCAGTTTCCGCCGGGCATTCCAGCGTTGGTTTGGTGCCAGCCCAGGGCAGTTCCGCCAGGGCATGACTTCCCCGTCCGAAGAGTAA
- a CDS encoding GNAT family N-acetyltransferase, translated as MLQWLRQRFQRRPLTEPALHHPEPPEQQSHGSAAPQAAEPDPIAALMPFQIRPLDSSDMADLLGVFREAIQISAAGDYDQQQRDAWSQAQSHDSLISVLSEGDTVVAEWDDKLVGFAHRIRDYINMVFVHPDASRVGIATLLYQHLEDGARIDGITELTTHASLTAHDFFAYMGFISEGQEQAERDGVPLTRHLMRKSLV; from the coding sequence ATGTTGCAATGGTTACGCCAGCGTTTTCAGCGCCGCCCCCTCACCGAGCCGGCGCTCCACCACCCCGAGCCACCGGAACAGCAGAGCCACGGCAGCGCGGCACCCCAGGCCGCGGAACCGGATCCCATCGCTGCCCTGATGCCCTTCCAGATCCGCCCGCTGGACAGCAGCGACATGGCCGACCTACTGGGCGTGTTCCGCGAGGCCATCCAGATCAGTGCAGCGGGTGATTATGACCAGCAGCAACGGGATGCCTGGAGCCAGGCCCAGAGCCACGACAGCCTGATTTCGGTACTCAGTGAAGGAGATACCGTGGTGGCCGAATGGGATGACAAACTGGTGGGATTTGCCCACCGTATCCGCGATTACATCAACATGGTCTTCGTACATCCTGACGCCTCGCGAGTGGGCATTGCCACCCTGCTCTACCAGCACCTGGAAGACGGCGCCCGCATCGACGGCATCACCGAACTGACCACCCACGCCAGCCTTACCGCCCACGATTTCTTTGCCTACATGGGCTTCATCAGCGAAGGTCAGGAGCAGGCAGAGCGAGATGGCGTCCCCCTTACCCGTCATCTCATGCGCAAGTCCCTAGTCTGA
- the acnA gene encoding aconitate hydratase AcnA: MTRIGQDTLNSKKTLEANGKTYHYFDINTVADKGWGDLSKLPFSLKVLLENLLRFEDGDSVTTADVEAVMRWLENKRSDKEINYRPARVLMQDFTGVPGVVDLAAMRDAIKKAGGDPSRINPLTPVDLVIDHSVMVDKFGNAQAFEDNVEIEYQRNRERYQFLRWGQKAFNNFRVVPPGTGICHQVNLEYLAKGVWSAEADDGNTYAYPDTLVGTDSHTTMINGLGVLGWGVGGIEAEAAMLGQPIAMLIPEVIGFKISGKLREGITATDLVLTVTEMLRRRGVVGKFVEFFGDGLADLTLADRATIANMAPEYGATCGFFPIDERTTEYMELSGRDADTIALVEAYCKAQGLWRSSADPDPEFTDVLELDLGDVVPSLAGPKRPQDRVPLTAVKRTFIDVVTETLKLNDDEISKLEGEGGQTAVGNHEPSGGQVPVVIDGQKHFMSHGDVVIAAITSCTNTSNPSVMLAAGLVAKKAAEKGMNRKPWVKTSLAPGSKVVTDYLDVTGLQKPLNDIGFDLVGYGCTTCIGNSGPLPEEIDKAIAEGDLVVASVLSGNRNFEGRVHQSVRTNWLASPPLVVAYALAGTVKIDLDKDPLGKDKDGKPVYLKDIWPSSEEIQNELVKINNSMFRNQYASVFEGDEVWQSLPIPDSETYAWDSSSTYIQNPPFFDGLTKQVDDVQPVKDARILALLGDSITTDHISPAGAIKADSPAGHYLQGHDVEPLDFNSYGSRRGNHEVMMRGTFANIRIRNEMTPDIEGGFTKHLPGGEEISIYGAAMRYQKEGVPTVVVAGKEYGTGSSRDWAAKGTNLLGVKAVIAESYERIHRSNLIGMGVLPLQFPEGTDRKTLNLDGTEEVDIPDLGNDLKPGDTVTVVFRKDGKEQKVEALSRLDTAAEVEYYKNGGILHYVLRQMM; encoded by the coding sequence GTGACACGGATTGGCCAGGACACCCTGAACAGCAAGAAAACGCTGGAAGCCAACGGCAAGACCTATCATTACTTTGATATCAACACGGTCGCCGACAAGGGCTGGGGTGATCTCAGCAAGCTCCCTTTCTCCCTGAAAGTCCTTCTCGAAAATCTGCTCCGTTTTGAAGACGGCGACAGCGTCACCACCGCCGACGTGGAAGCGGTAATGCGCTGGCTGGAGAACAAACGCTCCGACAAGGAAATCAACTACCGCCCGGCCCGGGTGCTGATGCAGGACTTCACCGGCGTGCCCGGCGTGGTCGACCTGGCCGCCATGCGCGACGCCATCAAGAAGGCCGGCGGCGACCCCTCCCGCATCAACCCGCTGACACCGGTGGATCTGGTCATCGACCACTCGGTGATGGTGGACAAGTTCGGCAATGCCCAGGCGTTCGAAGACAACGTGGAGATCGAATACCAACGTAACCGGGAGCGCTACCAGTTCCTGCGCTGGGGCCAGAAAGCCTTCAACAACTTCCGGGTGGTACCGCCGGGCACCGGCATCTGCCACCAGGTGAACCTTGAATACCTGGCCAAGGGCGTGTGGTCCGCCGAGGCGGACGACGGCAACACCTACGCCTATCCGGACACCCTGGTGGGCACCGACTCCCACACCACCATGATCAACGGCCTGGGCGTGCTGGGCTGGGGTGTGGGCGGCATCGAGGCAGAAGCCGCCATGCTCGGCCAGCCCATCGCCATGCTGATTCCCGAGGTGATCGGCTTCAAGATCAGCGGCAAGCTGCGCGAAGGCATCACCGCCACCGACCTGGTACTCACCGTCACCGAGATGCTGCGCCGCCGGGGCGTGGTGGGCAAGTTCGTGGAATTCTTCGGCGACGGCCTAGCCGATCTGACCCTGGCCGACCGCGCCACCATCGCGAACATGGCGCCGGAATATGGCGCCACCTGTGGTTTCTTCCCCATCGACGAGCGCACCACCGAGTACATGGAGCTGTCCGGCCGTGATGCGGACACCATTGCCTTGGTAGAGGCCTACTGCAAGGCCCAGGGCCTGTGGCGCTCCAGCGCCGATCCGGACCCGGAATTCACCGATGTGCTGGAACTGGATCTGGGCGATGTGGTGCCCAGCCTGGCCGGCCCGAAACGGCCCCAGGACCGGGTGCCGCTCACTGCCGTGAAACGCACCTTCATTGATGTGGTCACCGAGACCCTCAAGCTCAACGACGACGAAATCAGCAAGCTTGAAGGTGAAGGCGGCCAGACCGCCGTGGGCAACCATGAACCCAGTGGCGGCCAGGTACCGGTGGTGATCGACGGCCAGAAGCACTTCATGAGCCACGGTGACGTGGTGATTGCGGCCATCACCTCCTGCACCAACACCTCCAACCCCAGCGTGATGCTGGCCGCCGGCCTGGTGGCGAAGAAAGCCGCCGAAAAAGGCATGAACCGCAAACCCTGGGTGAAGACCTCGCTGGCACCGGGCTCCAAGGTAGTCACCGATTACCTGGACGTGACCGGCCTGCAGAAGCCGCTCAACGATATCGGTTTCGATCTGGTCGGCTATGGCTGCACCACCTGCATCGGCAACTCCGGCCCGCTGCCGGAGGAAATCGACAAGGCCATTGCCGAGGGCGATCTGGTGGTGGCCTCGGTACTCTCCGGTAACCGTAACTTCGAAGGCCGGGTACACCAGAGCGTGCGCACCAACTGGCTGGCTTCACCGCCGCTGGTGGTGGCCTATGCCCTGGCCGGCACCGTAAAGATCGACCTGGACAAGGATCCCCTCGGCAAGGACAAGGACGGCAAGCCGGTCTACCTGAAAGACATCTGGCCCAGCTCCGAGGAAATCCAGAATGAGCTGGTGAAGATCAACAACAGCATGTTCCGCAACCAGTACGCCAGCGTCTTTGAAGGTGACGAGGTGTGGCAGAGCCTGCCGATCCCGGATTCCGAAACCTACGCCTGGGACAGCAGCTCCACCTACATCCAGAACCCGCCCTTCTTCGACGGGCTGACCAAACAGGTGGACGATGTGCAGCCGGTGAAGGATGCCCGCATCCTGGCGTTGCTGGGCGATTCCATCACCACCGACCACATCTCCCCCGCCGGGGCCATCAAGGCGGACTCCCCCGCCGGCCATTACCTGCAGGGGCACGATGTGGAGCCGCTCGACTTCAACTCCTACGGCTCGCGCCGGGGCAACCACGAGGTGATGATGCGGGGCACCTTCGCCAATATTCGCATCCGCAACGAGATGACCCCGGATATCGAAGGCGGCTTTACCAAGCACCTGCCTGGCGGCGAAGAAATTTCCATCTACGGCGCCGCCATGCGCTACCAGAAGGAAGGCGTTCCCACCGTTGTGGTCGCCGGCAAGGAATACGGCACCGGCTCCAGCCGCGACTGGGCCGCCAAAGGCACCAACCTGCTGGGCGTGAAAGCGGTGATCGCCGAAAGCTACGAGCGCATTCACCGCTCCAACCTGATCGGTATGGGCGTATTGCCACTACAGTTCCCGGAAGGCACCGACCGCAAGACGTTGAACCTGGACGGCACGGAAGAGGTGGATATCCCGGACCTGGGCAATGACCTGAAACCCGGCGATACCGTCACCGTGGTGTTCCGCAAGGACGGCAAGGAACAGAAGGTAGAAGCTCTCTCCCGCCTGGATACCGCTGCCGAAGTGGAGTACTACAAGAACGGTGGCATCCTGCACTATGTGCTGCGGCAAATGATGTAG
- a CDS encoding lysophospholipid acyltransferase family protein — protein sequence MADTNPSVFPQRGNAISRTLGRGFLRLFGWRLVDPFPQVPKAVVIGGPHTSNWDGIVTLAAMMQMGLDAHVMMKDSAFKGPLGGLLRWMGALPIDRSKAGGVVEQTVGQFHSHERLVMVVAPEGTRGGASQWKTGFYRIAEQAGVPIVLATADYAKKEIAFPMVMDTTGDLEADLERIFQCFAQIEPRHPEKLSAPLKAIRERR from the coding sequence ATGGCCGACACCAATCCCTCTGTCTTCCCGCAACGCGGCAATGCCATCTCCCGGACGCTGGGTCGCGGTTTTCTGCGCCTGTTCGGCTGGCGTCTGGTGGACCCGTTCCCGCAGGTGCCCAAGGCTGTAGTGATCGGCGGACCGCATACCTCCAATTGGGACGGCATCGTCACCCTGGCAGCCATGATGCAAATGGGCCTGGATGCCCACGTGATGATGAAAGACAGCGCGTTCAAGGGCCCCCTGGGTGGTCTGCTGCGCTGGATGGGGGCGCTGCCCATTGATCGCAGCAAGGCTGGTGGTGTGGTGGAGCAGACCGTGGGCCAGTTCCACAGCCATGAGCGTCTGGTGATGGTGGTGGCGCCAGAGGGTACCCGCGGCGGCGCCTCCCAGTGGAAAACCGGTTTTTATCGCATCGCCGAGCAGGCCGGTGTGCCGATTGTGCTGGCCACCGCAGACTATGCCAAAAAGGAAATTGCCTTCCCCATGGTGATGGACACCACGGGGGATCTGGAGGCGGATCTGGAGCGGATTTTCCAGTGCTTTGCCCAGATTGAGCCGCGCCATCCGGAAAAACTGTCAGCGCCACTCAAGGCCATCCGCGAGCGTCGCTGA
- a CDS encoding TIM-barrel domain-containing protein, with amino-acid sequence MNKNMQLILLLSGLLWGCGSDNDPSPSTSPSSSPSTLSPDITSSEPEAPPRQKNETPATTPPGNIRIEDGPERITLRTDYGHVEIKRAPLSMSFYDGNGNKVLSSDRQQPPVPLLLRTPLPSRLLGGWTEIMPEAPALYAPFTFVVGDQLNLQFPATFWVGNMLASASTGVEFRLTNVQGVSVDGNQLSLDVGTSDPSGRKARVTIKADENSSFHVSVKVNHFLREVPLISASFDSRPDEAFRGFGGRRNKINQRNEAFLNWAEEFSQTPEELEPLIGDTFGDHYQFPSGPQGAYYIQSLFVSDQGYGFMLDRDELSHWRMASDRSDAWRVEVAGSELDFLVVPGNQKQVVSRLSGINGRHRVPPRWSLGPMLSETIQEFTDTPENYTEKVKESLDQIEALELPVTAFAFEGWVGTKKTGAFDDIIQRLRAQNIKPITYYRGFVGQAEDELEEPEVYQQALSRGYVTRHESGLPYLFGSPLMGGIAALIDFTNPQAVEWWKERIKKGLEEGSEGFMQDFGEQVQVDMVFHDGSSGIAMHNRNAELFHQATREAFDEFVADNPDREPWFFVRFGNSGRKGSAHYESASWPGDNTADWSRASGLGSVIPDMLNRSVGGAYGFVTEIGGYIDTLGSVDSELLIRWANHASLMPVFRQHGGPVNGTPMPWRFDDPEVVEHYRAAMNRHIAAQPLIYHLWQEALATGIPITRPLWLEYPNDPEAGRQEQQFMLGPNVLVAPVVSPGTDGRDVYFPRGCWQHPETKETVLGPQTKFILAAVNELPYFFNCGTEPFPVPEGGF; translated from the coding sequence ATGAATAAAAACATGCAACTCATCCTTCTTCTCTCAGGACTATTGTGGGGATGCGGCAGTGATAACGACCCGTCTCCTTCAACGTCACCTTCATCTTCACCATCGACCCTATCCCCGGACATTACTTCCTCTGAGCCCGAAGCGCCCCCGCGACAGAAAAATGAAACACCCGCCACGACGCCACCCGGCAATATCCGGATAGAGGATGGCCCTGAGCGGATTACATTGAGAACAGACTATGGCCACGTGGAAATAAAACGCGCGCCATTATCCATGAGTTTTTACGACGGGAATGGCAACAAGGTATTGAGCAGCGACAGACAGCAGCCGCCTGTACCGCTGCTATTAAGAACACCGTTGCCAAGTCGTCTCTTGGGCGGCTGGACAGAGATCATGCCGGAAGCCCCCGCCCTGTATGCGCCTTTCACATTTGTTGTCGGCGATCAGTTGAACCTCCAGTTCCCGGCGACTTTCTGGGTCGGCAATATGCTGGCCTCGGCGTCCACCGGTGTCGAGTTCCGTCTCACCAACGTTCAAGGCGTGTCCGTCGACGGCAATCAGCTGTCATTGGACGTAGGCACCTCCGACCCCAGCGGGCGTAAGGCTCGCGTCACCATCAAGGCTGATGAAAACAGCAGCTTCCATGTCTCCGTCAAGGTGAATCACTTCCTCCGCGAAGTCCCGCTGATCTCAGCCAGCTTCGATTCAAGGCCTGACGAGGCTTTCAGGGGATTTGGCGGCAGACGCAACAAAATCAATCAACGCAATGAAGCTTTTTTGAATTGGGCTGAGGAGTTTTCACAAACGCCTGAGGAGCTTGAGCCGCTGATTGGCGATACGTTCGGTGACCACTACCAGTTCCCCAGCGGCCCCCAGGGCGCTTATTACATTCAATCGCTCTTCGTTTCTGATCAAGGCTACGGGTTTATGCTGGACCGCGATGAGCTCTCTCATTGGCGCATGGCATCCGACCGCAGCGATGCCTGGCGTGTCGAAGTGGCAGGCAGCGAACTGGATTTTCTGGTCGTCCCCGGCAATCAAAAGCAAGTCGTCAGCCGTCTCTCCGGCATCAACGGACGACATCGGGTTCCCCCCCGCTGGTCACTGGGTCCAATGCTCTCTGAAACCATTCAGGAATTCACAGATACTCCGGAGAATTACACCGAAAAAGTGAAGGAGTCGCTGGATCAAATCGAAGCGCTGGAACTGCCTGTCACTGCATTTGCTTTTGAAGGCTGGGTGGGGACCAAAAAGACCGGTGCCTTCGACGATATTATCCAGCGACTGCGCGCACAGAACATCAAGCCCATTACCTATTATCGAGGCTTTGTGGGCCAGGCAGAAGACGAGCTTGAAGAACCGGAGGTATACCAACAAGCCCTATCCCGCGGTTATGTGACGCGGCATGAATCAGGGTTGCCTTACCTTTTTGGCTCCCCATTGATGGGTGGCATCGCCGCACTGATTGATTTCACGAATCCGCAAGCCGTCGAGTGGTGGAAAGAACGGATAAAGAAAGGCCTCGAAGAAGGTAGCGAAGGCTTTATGCAAGACTTCGGCGAACAGGTGCAGGTCGACATGGTTTTTCATGATGGCAGCTCAGGCATCGCCATGCACAACCGCAATGCTGAACTGTTTCATCAGGCAACCCGGGAGGCCTTTGACGAGTTTGTTGCCGATAACCCTGACAGGGAGCCATGGTTCTTCGTTCGGTTTGGCAACTCCGGTCGTAAAGGTTCAGCACACTACGAATCCGCGAGCTGGCCAGGCGACAATACCGCCGACTGGAGCCGGGCCTCGGGCCTTGGTTCGGTCATTCCTGACATGCTGAATCGCAGTGTCGGCGGGGCTTATGGCTTTGTCACCGAGATCGGCGGCTACATTGATACCCTTGGCTCGGTCGACTCGGAATTATTGATTCGCTGGGCCAACCATGCGTCCCTGATGCCCGTATTCCGCCAACATGGAGGCCCGGTAAATGGCACCCCCATGCCGTGGCGATTCGACGATCCCGAGGTTGTCGAGCACTACCGCGCAGCGATGAACAGACACATCGCTGCGCAACCGCTGATTTATCATCTTTGGCAGGAGGCCCTGGCCACCGGCATCCCCATAACCCGGCCGCTGTGGCTGGAATATCCGAACGACCCGGAAGCCGGCCGCCAGGAACAACAGTTCATGTTAGGGCCGAATGTCCTGGTGGCACCGGTGGTATCCCCTGGCACTGACGGGCGCGACGTGTATTTCCCGCGGGGTTGCTGGCAGCACCCGGAAACGAAAGAGACCGTTCTTGGACCACAGACAAAATTTATCCTGGCCGCCGTCAATGAGCTCCCTTACTTCTTCAACTGCGGAACCGAACCCTTTCCGGTACCGGAAGGCGGTTTCTAG
- a CDS encoding parallel beta-helix domain-containing protein, with protein MKTLTARSLFLLLLTTTVISGCGGGGSSDPVNTPTANSGNDGDGDDGTTTTPPTGEGRTFIISPGDSATEDMVNAMIQLRPGDTLQFDCGYFNLDQGLLIQATEDVLIKGCGKDETVLSFKNSANVTGLEALNIRGITVEDLTILDSPGDAFKLKGVKWGTLRNVRAMWSGGGEPITADNYGDRLHVACTNPPFNEGDPTPDYVPSATSGRYGIYPVESENILVEGSESVGASDAGIYVGQTNTAIIRDSRAIYNVMGFEIENVQGGEYDNNVAECNTGGFLIYDLENITQYGDTSVMLNNLARNNNTYNFAQSGLVSAVPRGTGFITLGYDNIEVFNNTFEDHSTAAVIYTSYELIDGKGKTADKKLDPYTEGLHIHNNVMKNSGYDLPPPDLEKVANGEVESVLPTLIGLKNLPTINDPTQLLGSLDNILNLGKGAHIVWDGLRDDLDADCPYPVDSNGDPVPMDSNGKPLHTNEHPNPSCHYNAYKFDENNERIQPTWGSCIHDNEFSEDSEPYLNFHGTDGLELVLALAEQDLSILSPGGLLDALEGLLNMPSDTNLSDHDCQARFGKLLPSLPRVEIPPFEPSGDFDPAPPPEVVEELCNAEVASGEINRDALAVNCPRLEQYNLFADATDPRSLPNEGGVPFVLNTKLFSDYATKYRVAFVPPGTKAVYRDGQGGSNPNGGIHFPTGTVLAKTFAFTDEANGNEKLVETRLLIKRTSSSGKPFWEGLPYIWGEEDGNPVARLAMGGGTAAVNWHYRDSDSGALLTGSTDSYSVPNANQCITCHGNDDQAGGSAPIGPKPRNLNRAYKPESAFMGNTGQAGFPRVNQLQYWTDVGILSGTPELQISNGVATNIERLPHWNVPGDSGNTANSDADIESRVKAYLEVNCQHCHNDKGAASNTGYYLDHFREVDASYGICKKPTATGGGSCGRQHVVVPGSADSSIVSCRLAAENDPQRMMPPIARSVAHDEATALLDQWINQVVDSSYTNGSACN; from the coding sequence ATGAAAACGCTAACAGCCCGGTCTCTCTTTCTGCTGTTACTGACCACCACTGTCATCTCTGGCTGCGGTGGTGGCGGCAGCAGCGATCCTGTCAACACGCCCACCGCCAACAGCGGTAATGATGGCGACGGGGATGATGGCACTACCACTACCCCGCCCACCGGCGAAGGCCGCACCTTCATCATCTCCCCCGGTGACAGCGCCACAGAGGACATGGTCAACGCCATGATCCAGTTACGCCCCGGGGATACCCTGCAGTTCGACTGCGGCTATTTCAACCTGGATCAAGGGCTACTGATCCAGGCCACCGAAGACGTACTGATCAAGGGCTGCGGCAAGGACGAAACAGTGTTGTCGTTCAAGAACAGCGCCAATGTCACTGGCCTGGAAGCCTTGAACATTCGCGGCATCACCGTGGAAGACCTGACCATCCTGGATTCCCCCGGCGACGCCTTCAAACTCAAGGGTGTGAAATGGGGCACTCTGCGCAATGTGCGTGCCATGTGGTCCGGTGGCGGTGAGCCGATCACCGCCGACAATTACGGCGACCGCCTGCATGTGGCCTGTACCAACCCGCCTTTCAACGAAGGCGACCCCACCCCGGATTACGTGCCCAGCGCCACCAGCGGCCGCTACGGTATCTACCCGGTAGAGTCGGAAAACATTCTGGTGGAAGGCAGTGAATCCGTGGGCGCTTCCGATGCCGGCATTTACGTGGGGCAGACCAACACCGCCATCATTCGCGACAGCCGTGCCATTTATAACGTAATGGGCTTTGAAATCGAGAATGTGCAGGGTGGCGAGTACGACAACAACGTGGCCGAGTGTAATACCGGTGGCTTCCTGATCTACGATCTGGAAAATATCACCCAGTACGGCGATACCTCGGTGATGCTCAACAATCTGGCCCGCAACAACAATACCTACAATTTTGCCCAGAGCGGCCTGGTGTCCGCGGTGCCGCGGGGTACCGGCTTTATCACCCTGGGCTATGACAATATCGAAGTGTTCAATAACACCTTTGAAGACCACAGCACCGCCGCCGTCATTTACACCAGCTATGAGCTCATCGACGGCAAAGGCAAGACTGCCGACAAGAAACTGGATCCTTATACCGAAGGCCTGCACATCCACAATAATGTGATGAAAAACTCCGGCTATGACCTGCCGCCACCGGACCTGGAAAAAGTGGCCAACGGCGAAGTGGAAAGCGTGCTGCCCACCCTGATCGGCCTGAAGAACCTGCCCACCATCAACGACCCTACCCAGCTACTGGGCAGCCTGGACAATATTCTCAATCTGGGTAAAGGCGCCCACATTGTCTGGGATGGTCTGCGCGACGACCTGGATGCGGACTGCCCCTATCCGGTGGACAGCAACGGCGACCCGGTCCCCATGGACAGCAACGGCAAGCCCCTGCACACCAACGAGCATCCCAACCCGAGCTGCCATTACAACGCTTACAAGTTCGATGAGAACAACGAACGCATCCAGCCCACTTGGGGTTCCTGTATCCACGACAACGAATTCTCCGAGGACAGTGAGCCCTACCTGAACTTCCACGGCACCGATGGCCTTGAACTGGTGCTGGCCCTGGCCGAGCAGGATCTGTCGATCCTCTCGCCCGGTGGTCTGCTTGATGCCCTGGAAGGTCTGCTCAACATGCCGTCGGATACCAACCTGTCCGACCACGACTGCCAGGCCCGTTTCGGCAAACTGTTGCCGTCACTGCCACGGGTGGAAATTCCCCCCTTCGAGCCCAGCGGCGATTTCGATCCTGCGCCGCCGCCGGAAGTGGTAGAAGAACTGTGTAACGCTGAGGTGGCCAGCGGTGAAATCAATCGCGACGCCCTGGCAGTAAACTGCCCACGGCTGGAACAGTACAACCTGTTTGCCGATGCCACGGATCCACGCAGCTTGCCCAACGAAGGCGGTGTCCCCTTCGTGCTCAACACCAAGCTGTTCTCCGACTACGCCACCAAATACCGGGTCGCCTTTGTTCCTCCGGGCACCAAGGCGGTGTATCGGGACGGCCAGGGCGGCAGCAACCCCAATGGTGGCATCCACTTCCCCACCGGCACCGTACTGGCCAAGACCTTCGCCTTCACCGACGAAGCCAACGGCAATGAAAAACTGGTAGAAACCCGCCTGCTGATCAAACGCACCAGCAGCAGCGGCAAACCCTTCTGGGAAGGCCTGCCCTATATCTGGGGGGAAGAAGACGGTAACCCAGTGGCCCGGCTGGCCATGGGGGGCGGTACCGCCGCCGTGAACTGGCACTACCGCGATAGCGACTCAGGTGCCCTGCTCACTGGCAGCACCGACAGCTACTCCGTGCCCAACGCCAACCAGTGCATCACCTGCCATGGCAACGACGACCAGGCGGGCGGTAGCGCCCCTATCGGTCCCAAGCCGCGCAACCTGAACCGTGCCTACAAACCGGAATCCGCCTTCATGGGCAACACCGGCCAGGCCGGCTTCCCGCGCGTCAACCAGCTGCAGTACTGGACCGATGTGGGCATCCTCAGCGGCACCCCGGAACTTCAGATCAGCAACGGCGTCGCTACCAACATTGAGCGCCTGCCGCACTGGAACGTGCCCGGTGACAGCGGCAACACCGCCAACTCCGATGCGGATATTGAAAGCCGGGTAAAGGCCTATCTGGAAGTGAACTGCCAGCACTGTCACAACGACAAGGGCGCCGCCTCCAACACTGGCTACTATCTGGATCATTTCCGTGAAGTGGACGCCAGCTACGGCATCTGCAAGAAGCCCACCGCCACTGGCGGCGGCTCCTGTGGTCGCCAGCATGTCGTAGTGCCGGGCAGCGCTGACAGCTCCATCGTCTCCTGCCGTCTGGCCGCGGAAAACGACCCGCAACGGATGATGCCGCCCATCGCCCGCAGCGTGGCCCACGACGAGGCCACCGCCTTGCTGGACCAGTGGATCAATCAGGTGGTGGACAGCAGCTACACCAACGGCAGCGCCTGTAACTAG